One part of the Ralstonia pickettii genome encodes these proteins:
- a CDS encoding helicase HerA-like C-terminal domain-containing protein: MTDPILIAKNAKAELVLLPQLANRHGLITGATGTGKTVTLQTIAQGLSKIGVSVFLADVKGDLTGISQPGQPNDKLKARLQERGLEEPQWAGCPVTLWDVYGERGHPVRATVSDMGPLMLSRMLELNDIQTGVLNLVFKIADDSGLALLDMKDLRAMLQHVGEHASDYTNKYGNISSASIGAIQRNLIALEEQGADRFFGEPMLDINDLMQTVRGQGVINILAADKLLNAPKLYATFLLWMLSELFEHLPEVGDVDKPKLAFFFDEAHLLFNDAPPSLLQKVEQVVRLIRSKGVGVYFVTQNPADVPDTVLGQLGNRVQHALRAFTPRDQKAVKAAATTMRANPEFSIEEAIGELAVGEALISMLDEGGRPEVTQRAFVVPPASRIGPISDDERRALMANSLVAGRYDTAIDRESAYEILNGRVAKGGATSAPAPGSIGTDFGASTGSAPASAPAPAPQESGGWLGDVGSILTKGTGRSGRGDSIVETLAKSTMRTIGSTVGREIVRGVLGSILGGSKRR, translated from the coding sequence ATGACCGATCCCATCCTGATTGCCAAGAACGCCAAAGCCGAGTTGGTGCTGTTGCCCCAACTCGCGAACCGGCATGGCTTGATCACCGGCGCCACCGGCACCGGCAAGACCGTCACCCTGCAAACGATCGCCCAGGGCCTGTCGAAGATTGGCGTATCGGTCTTTCTGGCCGACGTGAAAGGTGATCTGACCGGCATCTCGCAACCCGGCCAACCAAACGACAAGCTCAAGGCCCGCCTGCAGGAGCGCGGCCTGGAAGAGCCGCAATGGGCCGGTTGCCCTGTCACGTTGTGGGATGTGTATGGCGAACGCGGCCACCCCGTGCGCGCCACCGTGTCCGACATGGGCCCGCTGATGCTTTCCCGCATGCTGGAGCTGAATGACATCCAGACCGGCGTGCTGAACCTCGTCTTCAAAATTGCGGACGACTCGGGCCTCGCGCTGCTCGACATGAAAGACCTGCGTGCGATGTTGCAGCACGTGGGCGAGCATGCGTCTGACTACACGAACAAGTACGGGAACATCTCGTCGGCCAGCATTGGCGCCATCCAGCGCAACCTGATCGCGCTGGAAGAACAGGGCGCCGACCGGTTCTTTGGCGAGCCAATGCTCGACATCAACGACCTGATGCAGACGGTGCGCGGCCAGGGCGTGATCAACATCCTGGCAGCCGACAAGCTGCTCAATGCGCCCAAGTTGTATGCGACGTTCTTGCTGTGGATGCTCTCCGAACTGTTCGAGCATCTGCCGGAGGTGGGCGACGTAGACAAGCCCAAACTCGCTTTCTTCTTTGACGAGGCGCACCTGCTGTTCAACGATGCGCCGCCGTCCCTGCTGCAGAAGGTGGAGCAGGTGGTGCGATTGATCCGCTCGAAAGGTGTGGGCGTGTACTTCGTGACGCAGAACCCGGCCGACGTGCCGGATACGGTGCTCGGCCAGCTCGGCAACCGCGTGCAGCACGCGCTGCGGGCCTTCACGCCGCGCGACCAGAAGGCCGTGAAGGCGGCCGCGACAACGATGCGCGCAAATCCCGAATTCAGCATCGAAGAGGCCATTGGTGAGTTGGCCGTGGGCGAAGCGCTGATCTCCATGCTGGACGAGGGCGGCCGCCCGGAGGTCACGCAGCGTGCGTTTGTCGTCCCGCCGGCATCGCGCATCGGCCCGATCTCGGACGACGAGCGCCGCGCGCTGATGGCGAATTCGCTGGTGGCCGGCCGCTACGACACGGCAATCGACCGCGAATCGGCGTACGAAATCCTGAACGGCCGCGTGGCGAAGGGCGGGGCGACATCTGCGCCTGCACCGGGTTCCATCGGCACGGATTTCGGGGCATCGACTGGTTCAGCACCCGCATCGGCGCCCGCGCCCGCGCCACAGGAGAGCGGCGGCTGGCTGGGCGATGTCGGCTCGATCCTCACAAAGGGTACGGGCCGCAGCGGCCGTGGCGATTCGATTGTCGAAACGTTGGCCAAGTCGACGATGCGCACCATCGGTTCCACCGTAGGGCGCGAAATCGTGCGCGGCGTGCTGGGCAGCATCCTGGGCGGATCGAAGAGGCGCTGA
- a CDS encoding YebC/PmpR family DNA-binding transcriptional regulator — translation MAGHSKWANIKHKKAAADAKRGKIWTRLIKEITVAARLGGGDADSNPRLRLAMDKATDANMPKDNINRAIQRGVGGLEGANYEEIRYEGYGINGAAVIVDCLTDNRTRTVAEVRHGFDKYGGNMGTSGSVAFLFDHIGQFIFAPGTPEDKLMDAALEAGADDVITHDDGSLEVICPPHDFAKVKTALEAAGFKAELAEVIMKPQTEVVFTGEDAVKMQKLLDVLENLDDVQEVFTNAVIGE, via the coding sequence ATGGCCGGTCATTCCAAATGGGCCAACATCAAGCATAAGAAAGCCGCTGCCGACGCCAAGCGCGGCAAGATTTGGACGCGCCTGATCAAGGAAATCACCGTGGCGGCCCGCCTGGGCGGCGGCGATGCCGACTCCAACCCGCGCCTGCGCCTGGCCATGGACAAGGCCACCGACGCGAACATGCCGAAGGACAACATCAACCGCGCGATCCAGCGCGGCGTGGGCGGCCTGGAAGGCGCGAACTACGAGGAAATCCGCTACGAAGGCTATGGCATCAACGGCGCCGCCGTGATCGTCGACTGTCTGACCGACAACCGCACGCGTACCGTGGCCGAAGTCCGTCACGGGTTCGACAAGTACGGCGGCAATATGGGCACATCGGGCTCCGTCGCGTTCCTGTTCGACCATATCGGCCAGTTCATCTTTGCCCCCGGCACGCCCGAAGACAAGCTGATGGACGCCGCGCTCGAAGCCGGCGCCGATGACGTCATCACGCACGACGACGGCTCGCTCGAAGTCATCTGCCCGCCCCACGATTTCGCCAAGGTCAAGACCGCGCTGGAAGCCGCTGGCTTCAAGGCCGAACTGGCCGAAGTCATCATGAAGCCGCAGACCGAAGTCGTGTTCACCGGCGAAGACGCGGTCAAGATGCAGAAGCTGCTCGACGTCCTGGAAAACCTGGACGACGTGCAGGAAGTCTTCACCAACGCGGTCATCGGGGAGTAA
- the purD gene encoding phosphoribosylamine--glycine ligase: MKVMVVGSGGREHALAWKLARSPKVQVVYVAPGNGGTALDKRLQNLPITDPEVLAAFAEREGIHFTVVGPEAPLAAGIVDLFRAKGLRIFGPTKAAAQLESSKDFAKAFMHRHGIPTAKYQTFGDAAQAHAYVDQEGAPIVIKADGLAAGKGVVVAMTAEEAHSAIDMMLADNRLGDAGARVVIEEFLAGEEASFIVVCDGKNVVALATSQDHKRLLDGDAGPNTGGMGAYSPAPVVTPTLHARALREIIMPTIRGMEKDGIPYTGFLYAGLMIDAEGNPKTLEFNCRMGDPETQPIMARMKTDLYDVLDRAIDGKLDGMELDWDRRTALGVVMAAHNYPDTPRKGDVITGIPKETEDSVTFHAGTTLKDGVLTTNGGRVLCVVGLADTVKAAQRAAYNAIEQIHFDGAQYRTDIGHRAIRH, encoded by the coding sequence ATGAAAGTGATGGTGGTCGGTTCGGGCGGTCGAGAGCACGCCCTGGCATGGAAGCTGGCACGCTCGCCCAAGGTACAGGTGGTGTATGTGGCCCCCGGCAACGGCGGCACGGCGCTGGACAAGCGCCTGCAAAACCTCCCGATCACGGATCCGGAAGTGCTGGCCGCCTTTGCCGAGCGCGAAGGCATCCACTTCACGGTGGTCGGCCCGGAAGCGCCGCTGGCCGCCGGCATCGTCGACCTGTTCCGCGCTAAGGGCCTGCGCATCTTCGGGCCGACCAAGGCCGCCGCGCAGCTCGAATCGTCGAAGGATTTCGCCAAGGCGTTCATGCACCGCCATGGCATTCCGACCGCCAAGTACCAGACCTTTGGCGATGCTGCCCAGGCACATGCGTATGTTGACCAGGAAGGCGCTCCGATCGTCATCAAGGCCGATGGCCTGGCCGCCGGCAAGGGCGTGGTCGTAGCCATGACGGCCGAAGAGGCGCACAGCGCCATCGACATGATGCTGGCCGACAACCGCCTCGGTGACGCCGGTGCGCGTGTGGTGATCGAAGAATTCCTCGCCGGCGAAGAAGCGAGCTTCATCGTCGTGTGCGACGGCAAGAACGTCGTCGCGCTGGCCACTAGCCAGGACCACAAGCGCCTGCTCGACGGCGACGCCGGCCCCAACACGGGCGGCATGGGCGCCTACTCGCCCGCGCCGGTGGTCACGCCCACGCTGCACGCACGCGCACTGCGCGAGATCATCATGCCGACCATCCGCGGTATGGAAAAAGACGGCATTCCGTACACCGGCTTCCTGTATGCCGGCCTGATGATCGACGCTGAAGGCAATCCCAAGACGCTCGAATTCAATTGCCGCATGGGCGATCCGGAAACGCAGCCCATCATGGCGCGCATGAAGACCGACCTGTACGACGTGCTCGACCGCGCCATCGACGGCAAGCTTGACGGCATGGAGCTGGACTGGGATCGCCGCACTGCGCTGGGCGTGGTGATGGCCGCGCACAATTACCCGGACACACCGCGCAAAGGCGACGTCATCACCGGCATCCCGAAGGAAACCGAAGACAGCGTCACCTTCCACGCAGGCACCACGCTCAAAGACGGCGTGCTGACCACCAACGGCGGCCGGGTGCTGTGCGTGGTGGGCCTGGCAGATACCGTGAAGGCAGCCCAGCGTGCGGCGTACAACGCCATCGAGCAGATCCACTTTGACGGCGCCCAGTACCGGACCGATATCGGCCATCGCGCCATCCGCCATTGA
- the hemF gene encoding oxygen-dependent coproporphyrinogen oxidase: MDTQAVRAYLLDLQDRITTAASALDGGTFVTDAWEKPPTERLRGSGRTRILEGGTLLERGGVGFSHVLGDTLPPSATANRPELAGRGFEAMGVSLVFHPRNPYVPTVHMNVRCFVAVRPDAEPVWWFGGGMDLTPYYGFTEDASHFHRTCQSALAPYGDELYPRFKQWCDDYFYLKHRKEARGVGGVFFDDFAELGFERSFEMMRSVGDAFLPAWLPIAEQRHTTPYGERERAFQAYRRGRYVEFNLVFDRGTLFGLQSGGRAESILMSMPPVANWRYDWQPEPGSPEAALYTDFLPARDWV; this comes from the coding sequence ATGGATACCCAAGCCGTCCGCGCCTACCTGCTGGACCTGCAGGATCGCATCACCACTGCCGCCAGCGCGCTGGACGGCGGCACATTCGTCACCGACGCATGGGAAAAGCCGCCCACCGAACGCCTGCGCGGCAGCGGTCGCACACGCATCCTGGAAGGCGGCACGCTGCTTGAACGCGGCGGCGTTGGCTTCTCGCATGTATTGGGCGACACCCTGCCCCCTTCGGCGACGGCCAACCGGCCCGAATTGGCGGGGCGCGGTTTCGAGGCGATGGGCGTGTCGCTCGTCTTCCATCCGCGCAACCCCTACGTGCCGACGGTGCACATGAATGTGCGCTGCTTCGTCGCCGTGCGCCCAGACGCCGAGCCCGTATGGTGGTTCGGTGGCGGCATGGATCTGACGCCCTACTACGGCTTCACCGAAGACGCCTCGCATTTCCACCGCACCTGCCAAAGCGCCCTTGCCCCGTACGGCGACGAGCTGTATCCGCGCTTCAAGCAATGGTGCGACGACTATTTCTACCTGAAGCACCGCAAGGAGGCGCGCGGCGTCGGCGGCGTTTTCTTTGACGACTTTGCGGAGCTGGGCTTCGAGCGCAGCTTCGAAATGATGCGCTCGGTCGGCGACGCCTTCCTGCCCGCCTGGCTGCCCATCGCCGAACAACGCCACACCACACCCTACGGTGAGCGCGAACGCGCGTTCCAGGCCTATCGACGTGGCCGCTATGTCGAGTTCAACCTGGTATTCGATCGCGGCACGCTGTTTGGCCTGCAAAGCGGCGGTCGCGCGGAATCGATCCTGATGTCGATGCCGCCGGTGGCCAACTGGCGCTACGACTGGCAGCCGGAACCGGGGTCGCCCGAGGCCGCGCTGTACACCGATTTCCTGCCGGCGCGCGATTGGGTATGA